The Dioscorea cayenensis subsp. rotundata cultivar TDr96_F1 unplaced genomic scaffold, TDr96_F1_v2_PseudoChromosome.rev07_lg8_w22 25.fasta BLBR01000983.1, whole genome shotgun sequence genome contains the following window.
caagcaaaaagtGGGTTTCCGAACGtgtcatgcaaaaattaaaagaaacaccaTTATACAAAGCTGTTGACATACAGAAAGACATATTGCGTGACCACGGTGTTTGTTTTCCATACAAGCCTGCTTGGATGGGGAAGGAGGTTGCGAGGTCAGCGATCCACAGTAGCGAGTTAATAGCTATGATTTGCTTCAATGGTACACAGATAAAGTATCCGTGACAAATCTCGGTAGCGTTGTAACCATTAAAAATTACGGCGAGCGGTTTAAGCGTGCTTTTTTCATTCGGGGCTTGTTTATTGGGGTTTAAGCACGGGTGCAGgccattactttttattgataGAACCCATTTGCTAGCCAAGTATGGCGGGAAAGATGACAATGACGGCCTATTCCATGTAGCATTTGCTATCGTCGACAACGAAACTAATGAGAACTGGACTTGGTTTCTTGCTACTCTTGGGGATGCCTTATACGGTGAAGATAcctatgataaaattataacattcatatcAGATCGATCTAAGGGCTTGGTTCATGCCGTCGCGCGAGTCTTCCCCTCATCACCACATGGTTATTGCCTACGACATTTGGAGGCGAACTTCATGAAGACCAACTCTAGCCTTGGTAAAGCTTTGCGAATGCAATGTTGGGCAATAATCGTCAAAATTACGTAAGCATACACTTCCAAAGAGTTTGATGATGCAGTTCGTGAACTTGCATGTCTATCAGCCGATGCACAAGCTTGGTTGATGAATAAGTCCGACGTTGATCATTGGTCAAACTATTCATTTAAAGGAATGCGATGGTGCGAGATGTATTTGAACGTGGCAGAGTCCTTCAACGCCTGGATTAAAGAGGCACGACATCTACCAGTAACAAGCATGGTTAACTCTATCAGGTTAGTCACCTACCGGATAGTGTCATGTGTTTCCGTGAAATATATGAGCATTTATGTGTATTATACAGGTATCGtgtgtatatattttgattcatgtgtatactattaatattaatgtgcataaatcaatatttaatgtGTATTATCCAAATcacatgtgtatatattatgtttcctgtgtatacaattattaattatgtgtatataataaatatttctgtGTATATAATGAATTTTACTGTGCAACTATTGTTTTGcaggtttaaacttatgaatatgttAGCCGAAAGAAGTGAACAGTGCAACAATTGGGATACATACCTTTGTCCTGAAATATGAAAAAAGGTTGAGCAAATCGTTGATGAAAGCTGTTTCCTTAGAGTTGGTCATTCTACTGATGACACATACGAAGTCattgacaataacaacaatgcGGTTAGCCTCCAGTCTCATAGCTGTTCATGTAGAAGGTGGGAAATACATGGCCTACCGtgcaagcatgcatgtgtaGCGATTATGCAAACAGACACGAATGTCCATTCTTATGTTGCTGATTACTTCACAGTGGAATGGTATCATCGGGCGTATGCAAATCCAATATCCCCTGTTCCCGACAGTGACAAACCACCTGACGACAACTGTCCACTACGACTTCGGCAACCAATATCAAAGAAACAGCTAGGACGTTCTAGAAAGAAGCGAATAGAGTCACAAGCCTTCGATGTCCGTGAATTACATTACAGCCAGTGTCACGAGGTTGGTCATAACTGGCGATCATGCAATGCAGTTATAGCGGACTGACCATGGTAAACCTACGCTAGCGTATGACATTTGATTTTGCTTTCACATGTTCAGAAGCACGacttttatgatatttttatttacctGTGTTATTCTCTCGTTTGTGTGTTGAAAACCTTATTTCCTGTGTATGTTTTGAATTTGTTGTGTGTAGAATACATTTTCCTATGTATACTTTTCCGTTACTATGTATGTTATATGATTTGCTGTGAACTACATCCGGAATCTATGGCTATTTTGCAGGTGTTATATGTTATTACATAACGACATTTTCAATTACAAACAAAGTTAGGCATTACAAACGCAAGATCTCATATGGAATTGCGAAGCTGCTCATGTTTTTTCCCAGTactttatacatttttttcaacatcGCCGGTGACCGGATTATCCTGGTTCTCCTTTTCTTCCTCCCTCACTTCATCAGGGGTAGCATCTTTAGCAGTGGATTCATTGTTGTCGCCCTTGACAGCGACGGTGTTCTTCTCTTCGTTGCCATGCTTCGCGTCATTGTTGGCGTCCTTCTCACCTCCATTGTTCTCCTCCGTGGC
Protein-coding sequences here:
- the LOC120255401 gene encoding uncharacterized protein LOC120255401, with product METFSAVARYKGEGHVLQFTVLSSWESVMGEICARWAVDVSQVKVKFVTPDAYKTLCPINSDADFQRMCHIYHSFNKFVMDIIIEDVSVSADGNLAYLIPLESLSDNVNPNGDSFLSQHNSSGACKNDKLRVTVRCAAQEWQWRVHAFKEGIHCVFRLKTMQATHICGERIGTTVHPKASKKWVSERVMQKLKETPLYKAVDIQKDILRDHGVCFPYKPAWMGKEVARSAIHSSELIAMICFNAKYGGKDDNDGLFHVAFAIVDNETNENWTWFLATLGDALYGEDTYDKIITFISDRSKGLVHAVARVFPSSPHGYCLRHLEANFMKTNSSLVRELACLSADAQAWLMNKSDVDHWSNYSFKGMRWCEMYLNVAESFNAWIKEARHLPVTSMVNSIRFKLMNIVGHSTDDTYEVIDNNNNAVSLQSHSCSCRRWEIHGLPCKHACVAIMQTDTNVHSYVADYFTVEWYHRAYANPISPVPDSDKPPDDNCPLRLRQPISKKQLGRSRKKRIESQAFDVRELHYSQCHEVGHNWRSCNAVIAD